A window of Adhaeribacter arboris genomic DNA:
ACCAGCGAATTATTTACCGACATTACCACCGAAGCCGAAGCATCTACCTTCGAAATTTCTTCCATAGCCAGCACGTACGAAATAGTATCCATGCCGCTTCCCCCGTACTTTGGGTCGACCATCATGCCTAAAAAACCAAGCTCGCCCATTTTTTTTATCTGCTCGGCCGGAAACCTCTGCTGTTCATCCCGTTCAATAACGCCGGGTAATAACTCGGTTTGGGCAAAATCGCGGGCCGCTTCTTGTACGGCTAGATGTTCTTCGGTTAGTCTGAAATCCATGCTGCTGGTTTATTTTGATAAGGAACACATACTTTGTTCTTAAGTACCCGAGTTAGTTGAAGTAAAATTTTAGCCTGTTCCCTTCAGGTAAGTCGAATACCAGATACAGTAAATATACGCATACTTTTAAATAAGTATGCATGCATACCTATTTATTCATATTTTTGGTTCTTCTATCTATTATGGTGTTGTCCCGTTCCCTATTCATTCGGAAGATTTACGCCATAGCCCGCTGGCTGTAGCTACCACTTACTTAGATTTCTACTTAATAAAGCTTCTGACAAGACAATAAATAAAAACGCCGCTCCTTATAAGGAGCGGCGCAATAAAATCTATATTTAAGCTGAATTTACTTAATCCCGGCGCCCCATCAAAATAGATACGTAGTATAACAAAGTAGCCAGCGAACCAATAGCAGCCACTACGTAAGTTAAAGCCGCCCATTTAAGAGAATCTTTCGCCATAGCATGTTCCTGAGTAGTTACTACTCCCCGGCGATCCATCCAAGCCAAGGCCCGGCGACTGGCATCAAATTCTACCGGTAAAGTAATAAAGCTAAATAAGGTAGTTAAAGCAAATAAAGCTACGCCAATAGTTAAAGGAATAACACTGGTATTAATCATAAAAATACCGATTAATATAATCCATTGCATATACCGCGATGCCACACTCAAAGCCGGCACCATGGCCGAACGGAATTTAAGCATACTATAGGCGGTAGCGTGTTGCACCGCATGTCCGCACTCGTGCGCAGCTACTGCCGCCGCCGCCGCACTCCGGGAAGCATAAACTCCTTCGCTTAAGTTAACTGTTTTATCTGCCGGGTTATAATGGTCCGTTAACTGACCTTCGGTAGAAATAACCCGTACATCCCGAATATTATGATCGGCCAGCATCATTTCAGCTATTTCGCGGCCACTTAAACCTGAATGTAAGCCTACTTGCGAATACTGCGCAAATTTGCTTTTTAGCCGCCAGCTTACAAATAAGCTAACCAGCATTACCAGTATGGCTATTAAATATACTCCACCCATTTTCTTTTCCTTGTTTAAATTTGTTGTTTTATTTTCTCGACAATATTTGTAGTTGAATACCCTTTTACGAGTGCAATCGTTTGTACGGTTCCCCCATTTTTCTGAACGATATCGTGCCCCACAATATTTTCAATGGCATAATCATCGCCTTTTACCAGAATATCCGGCTTAACCACGGCAATTAACTCGTACGGAGTATCTTCCGCAAACAATATTACCATATCCACAAACAACAAGGATGCCATTACCCTGGCTCGTGACATTTCGTCCTGAAGGGGCCTTTCCGAACCTTTTAAGCGGCTTATTGAGGCATCTGTGTTTAAACCGAGAACCAATTTATTGCCTAAATGGCGGGCTTTTTCCAGGTAATCTACGTGGCCCAAGTGTAAAATATCAAAACACCCGTTGGTAAATACAATAGTATCTCCTTCCTCTTGCCACCGCCGAATAGTAGCTAAAGCCGTTGATACATCTTTAAAAATTTTACTTTGAGCGTTTATCATAAACAACTGAATTTAATTCGGACTGGAGCACTGGTGTTGGTTTTACGGGCGCCCGATTCAGCATGCTATAAATGAAGCTGATACCGCCTAGTATAACTACTAACAAGGTTTGCGAAGTATGCGTTAGTAAGGCATAGGCCATGCCGGTTTCTTTGGATAAGCCATAAAGCAACAGGGTAGAACGGACCATTATATGAAATACCCCAATACCGCCTTGCACGGGAGCACTCATTCCTAAACTCCCTACCACCAAGACCGATAAAGCCGCGCCTAAACTTAAATTTCCGGTACCAGGCAAGGCTAGAAAACCCACGTAGCCGGTAAAATAATACGTAAGCCATACAAAAAGTGTGTGCGCTACAAAAACGAACTTATTTTTCAGTTTGGCAATACTAAGCACCCCTTCGGCTACACCAATTAAGAAATCGCGTATTTTCCAGTATAAGGGATTATTTTTTAACTTTTCCCGGAAGGTATATAGCAGCGCAAGTCCTAAAATAAAAACCAAAACAGCAGCCCCCCCTAACCGATACAGTAGATCACTTTTAGCTTCGTAATCGGCGACCTTTGTCGAAAACAAATTCCAGAAGAAAGCGTGAATTCGATCAAATTCTATTAAGAAAGCGGCTCCAGTTAGTAGCAGCAGCATTAACATATCAAGCAACCTTTCGGTAATAACTGTTCCGAAGGACGCTTTTACCGCTACGTTACTCGTTTTACTTAAAATACTGCAGCGTATTACTTCTCCGGCTCGGGGTAAAACTAAATTAGCCAGATAACCTACCATCATGGCATGGTACGTTTCGAAAATAGTAAGGCGATATCCCAAGGGCTCTAACTGCATCTTCCACCGGTAAGCCCGACTAAAATAACCAGTTATACCCAGCAAAAGCGAAACTCCAATCCAGAAATAATTAACGTGCTGTAATTGCTTCCACACCAAAGCAAAATCAATTCCCTTTAGTGCGTACCACATCAGGAAAACCGACAAACCTGCTAATAGAAGATATTTACCGATAGTAAGAAGCTTTTTCATAAACGCTATTCTTGCTGCCTAAATCAGCCGGTTATTTTGGTCAGGAAATATAAGAGTTGGTACGTGCGTTTTGGCTTCGCTAAAATCAATTAAGCAGTACGAAATAACAATTACAATATCACCTACCTGTACTTTACGGGCCGCCGGACCGTTCAGGCATACGACACCGGTTCCTCGTTCCCCTTTAATCACGTACGTTTCAAAACGTTCGCCGTTATTGATATTTACAATCTGTACTTTCTCGTTTTCTACCAGATTAGCAGCATCAATCAAATCTTCATCAATGGTAATACTGCCCACATAATGCAGTTCGGCCTGAGTAACTTTTACCCGATGAATCTTTGATTTTAAAACTTCTATTTGCATATATTTTTCTCTTTCGCTTAAATTGGCCGCAAAGGTACATATTTTTGTTTTACCCGATAGTCAACCATAACCCTTGAACTTTTACCTTTACAAAAGCTGCTCACTACCTCCTTTATAAAGCGTCTACTATCACATTATCTATCAGGCGCACATTATCCAGGTAAGCTGCCAAACATAGAGCTGCTGGCCGGGTAAAACCCGAAGCAGGTTGTAACGTTTCTGCGTCCACTATTTCAAAATACTCGGGAGTAATTTCCGGGTACTGTTGTAAGAACGTTTTTACTGTATTTTTAATTTCCTGAATGGTAGCACTCCTGCGTTCGGCGAGTTGTTTTCCTAGCTGCAGCGCTTTATAAAGCTGGGGAGCTATTTGGCGCCCGGTTGGTGTTAACCGCTGGTTTCTGGATGATAAGGCTAATCCATCTGCTTCTCGCACCACCGCATGACAAACCAGTTCTAAGTCAAAGTTAAGATCTTGCACTAATTGCCGTATAATAGCAAATTGCTGTAAGTCTTTCTGTCCGAAATAAGCTTTGTGGGGTTTTACCAAATGAAATAATTTACTCACTACCGTAGCTACTCCGTTAAAATGGCTCGGCCGGTAAAAACCTTCCATTACTTGTTCCAACGCTCCAAAGTTAAACTTAAGTAAAGCTGGTTGTTCGTACATTGCCGTTGCTTCCGGCATAAACAAGATATCGCAGCTATTCTCTTGCAATAAGGCTACATCTTTCTCAGTTGTTTTAGGATATAACCGATAATCTTCGGCATTATTAAATTGTATGGGGTTAACAAAAATGCTACAAACTGTTACGGCGGTATCGCGGGTGGCGGTACGTAATAACTGTAAATGCCCTGCATGCAAAGCTCCCATAGTGGGCACAAATCCAATCGTTTTTCCGGTAGCCCGTATTTGCTCGGTGAGTAGTTTAATATCTGACAGATGCGTAATTACTTGCATTAATTTTTGAGAATGTTTAGCCTAAAAAGTAGTAAGCTTAAGTTTTAGATAAATAAATTGAAAATATGATAAAATTTTTGTAATTTTGTGCTGCCGAATAGTGTTGCCCATTATTTCTCATCATTAAAATAGTCAAAAACCTATGTCAAAACTTCGCATTTTATACGCTGCAACAGAAATTAATCCGTTTTTGCAAACCACCCAGGTATCCGAGTTTTTAAGGATGCTGCCCCAAGGCATGCAGGAACGCGGAATGGAAATCCGGATTTTTGTCCCGAGATTCGGATTGATCAACGAGCGTAAAAATCGTTTACACGAAGTAGTAAGATTGTCTGGTATTAACATTGCCGTAGGTGAAGAAGAAAAACCGCTTATTATTAAAGTTGCCTCTATTCCAAATGCAAAGCTACAGGTATATTTTATAGATAACGAAGACTATTTCCATCGGAAATCAGTTTTAGTAGACAAAGACAACAAATTTTATACAGATAACGATGAACGGGCTATCTTTTTCTGTAAAGGCGTGCTGGAAACCGTTAAAAAATTAGGCTGGTCGCCGGATATTGTGCATTGTAATGACTGGATGACTGGTTTAATTCCGATGTATTTAAAAACTACTTATAAAAAAGATCCGATTTTTAAAGATGCGAAATCCATCTTTACCGTTTACAATAATGAGTTCGATTACAAATTTGAAGGTGATTTGCTTGAAAAAGTAAAAATGTTGGACATTGACGATGATATGTTGACTCATTTAAAGACGGCTGATTTTGGTGGTTTTGTGAAAGTTGGTATGGAATATGCTGATTTGGTTTCTAAATCGCACGAAGAGAATTTTAGTGAGAACATTAATGCTTTATTCAAAGAATTTTGCTCTACTAAACCTATTAACCAGATTGATTCTTCGGACGAAAACTTTTTAGATTCTTACTATAATCTTTATAATGAATTGGCTAATTAAGCGACCTTACATTTTTGTTTTAGCTCTTGTTTCTCTTTTTTCCTGCAATGACTCAAATGATTTAGGTACCGCTTATGAGGGAAGCCTTGTAGATGCCGTTTTTACCGATACCATAAGTATTAAAGCTTCTACCGTTTTAGCAAATGATTCTATTATAGGCTACCGGATAGGCAATTTATTGGTTGGAACCTTTACAACAGTTCAAACAGGTACCACTACGGCTAAATCGTATTTAGCCGTAGGTCCTACAGGCGGAACCATTGCTGCTAATGCCGGAACGCCTGATTCGGTAATATTATCATTAGATTACGGTGAATATTACGGAGATACCACGAAGAACTATACAGTTGAAGTGCGGGAATTAGGTACTCTTTTTAAAGCGGAAGCTACTTATTACACCAACAATAATAACAATTTAGAAGCACTACCTAATTTAATAGGGTCTGCCACTTTTCTGCCTACTCCTAAGAAAACACGTACAGTTAAAGATGCTAAATCAGGAGTAGAAACAAAGTATTCCATACCTGTTCGGATTAAACTTAATAATGAGTTGGGCCAGCGGATAATGAGCTTACCTGCTGCTACTTTAAGTAATCCTGTCGAGTTTGCTAAAACGTTTAAAGGTATTGTTATTAGTGCTGGCTCAAACACGAATGCCGCAATTGGGTTTGCGCCGGATGCCGATAGTACTTATTTACGGATTTACTATACTTCGTCGGATAATAAAAAGCAAAAATATGATTTAGCTATTAGTGGTAGCAACGACCGACTAAATCAAGTTACAAGTAATTTAACTGGTAGCGCACTGGCTGCTCTCCATAATTCCGGAGATTCCCTTAATTCAGGTGCCACAAACAGCGAGACGTATCTGCAGGAAAGCACGGGTATTCTTACAAAGATTTCTTTCCCTTATCTTAACCGTTTCCGGGAGAAGCTTAATTTAATTGATGTAGCGGTTAACCGGGCTGAATTAATTATTCCCGTAAAAGACAACGCTTTTTATTTACCATCGCCGGCAGCCTATTTAGTAGAAACTAATAAATCTAATAGAATTCTTAAAACTGCTGGTTTGCCTCGGGTAGTTACAGAAGATCCATTAGAAACGCTTTCCCGTGGCGATAACACGCCGCAAGCGGCAGCTATCCGCTATAATAAAGATAAAAAAGCTTATATTGTTAATGTTACCAGATATGTGCAGGATTTAATTTATGGTAAACAATCTGTTTACCATAAATTAACGAGCAAGAATTTACTACTAGTACCCACTTCCCGAACTGGGATTCTAGATGCTACTGGTAAAACTGTATTGGAAGCTACTGGTCTTTATTCATCGATTCTGCAAATAAGTGGACCAAATAAAATAAAGCTTCGTCTTTATTTCTCTAAAACAAACTAATCTGTTTAATCAACTCAACTAATGAAATAATTTTTAACTCATTTAATATTTTAATTTTATGTGCGGCATTGTAGCATATGTAGGGTACCGTGAGGCTTGTCCTATTATAATCAAAGGTTTAAAGCGTTTAGAATATCGAGGTTATGATAGTGCCGGTATTGCTTTACTGA
This region includes:
- a CDS encoding glycogen/starch synthase, translating into MSKLRILYAATEINPFLQTTQVSEFLRMLPQGMQERGMEIRIFVPRFGLINERKNRLHEVVRLSGINIAVGEEEKPLIIKVASIPNAKLQVYFIDNEDYFHRKSVLVDKDNKFYTDNDERAIFFCKGVLETVKKLGWSPDIVHCNDWMTGLIPMYLKTTYKKDPIFKDAKSIFTVYNNEFDYKFEGDLLEKVKMLDIDDDMLTHLKTADFGGFVKVGMEYADLVSKSHEENFSENINALFKEFCSTKPINQIDSSDENFLDSYYNLYNELAN
- a CDS encoding DUF4270 family protein, with product MNWLIKRPYIFVLALVSLFSCNDSNDLGTAYEGSLVDAVFTDTISIKASTVLANDSIIGYRIGNLLVGTFTTVQTGTTTAKSYLAVGPTGGTIAANAGTPDSVILSLDYGEYYGDTTKNYTVEVRELGTLFKAEATYYTNNNNNLEALPNLIGSATFLPTPKKTRTVKDAKSGVETKYSIPVRIKLNNELGQRIMSLPAATLSNPVEFAKTFKGIVISAGSNTNAAIGFAPDADSTYLRIYYTSSDNKKQKYDLAISGSNDRLNQVTSNLTGSALAALHNSGDSLNSGATNSETYLQESTGILTKISFPYLNRFREKLNLIDVAVNRAELIIPVKDNAFYLPSPAAYLVETNKSNRILKTAGLPRVVTEDPLETLSRGDNTPQAAAIRYNKDKKAYIVNVTRYVQDLIYGKQSVYHKLTSKNLLLVPTSRTGILDATGKTVLEATGLYSSILQISGPNKIKLRLYFSKTN
- a CDS encoding zinc metallopeptidase, with the protein product MGGVYLIAILVMLVSLFVSWRLKSKFAQYSQVGLHSGLSGREIAEMMLADHNIRDVRVISTEGQLTDHYNPADKTVNLSEGVYASRSAAAAAVAAHECGHAVQHATAYSMLKFRSAMVPALSVASRYMQWIILIGIFMINTSVIPLTIGVALFALTTLFSFITLPVEFDASRRALAWMDRRGVVTTQEHAMAKDSLKWAALTYVVAAIGSLATLLYYVSILMGRRD
- a CDS encoding lysylphosphatidylglycerol synthase transmembrane domain-containing protein; the encoded protein is MKKLLTIGKYLLLAGLSVFLMWYALKGIDFALVWKQLQHVNYFWIGVSLLLGITGYFSRAYRWKMQLEPLGYRLTIFETYHAMMVGYLANLVLPRAGEVIRCSILSKTSNVAVKASFGTVITERLLDMLMLLLLTGAAFLIEFDRIHAFFWNLFSTKVADYEAKSDLLYRLGGAAVLVFILGLALLYTFREKLKNNPLYWKIRDFLIGVAEGVLSIAKLKNKFVFVAHTLFVWLTYYFTGYVGFLALPGTGNLSLGAALSVLVVGSLGMSAPVQGGIGVFHIMVRSTLLLYGLSKETGMAYALLTHTSQTLLVVILGGISFIYSMLNRAPVKPTPVLQSELNSVVYDKRSK
- the panC gene encoding pantoate--beta-alanine ligase, translated to MQVITHLSDIKLLTEQIRATGKTIGFVPTMGALHAGHLQLLRTATRDTAVTVCSIFVNPIQFNNAEDYRLYPKTTEKDVALLQENSCDILFMPEATAMYEQPALLKFNFGALEQVMEGFYRPSHFNGVATVVSKLFHLVKPHKAYFGQKDLQQFAIIRQLVQDLNFDLELVCHAVVREADGLALSSRNQRLTPTGRQIAPQLYKALQLGKQLAERRSATIQEIKNTVKTFLQQYPEITPEYFEIVDAETLQPASGFTRPAALCLAAYLDNVRLIDNVIVDAL
- the panD gene encoding aspartate 1-decarboxylase, which gives rise to MQIEVLKSKIHRVKVTQAELHYVGSITIDEDLIDAANLVENEKVQIVNINNGERFETYVIKGERGTGVVCLNGPAARKVQVGDIVIVISYCLIDFSEAKTHVPTLIFPDQNNRLI
- the rfaE2 gene encoding D-glycero-beta-D-manno-heptose 1-phosphate adenylyltransferase; its protein translation is MINAQSKIFKDVSTALATIRRWQEEGDTIVFTNGCFDILHLGHVDYLEKARHLGNKLVLGLNTDASISRLKGSERPLQDEMSRARVMASLLFVDMVILFAEDTPYELIAVVKPDILVKGDDYAIENIVGHDIVQKNGGTVQTIALVKGYSTTNIVEKIKQQI